CAGCAAGCGTCTCGACGTGAGCGCCTTGCTGAAGGATCGCGCCGAGGTCGGCGATATAGAGCGTGCGTGCGCCGCTTGCGGCAAGCAGCGCGCGGGCGATGTGAAGCGGCTCGCTGGTGGCGGCGAGCGACGAGCGGATCGGCCGATAGGCTGTCCGTTCGCCGCGCACCGCGCGTACCACGTGGCCGTCGAGCAGATCGAGAACCGGTATCACCTGCATGGGGGCGCGTTCCTTTGACCAAGATCTTTGTCTTCGAGTATCTCACCGGCGGCGGCATCGACCCGGCGCATGCCGGCGCGGCGAGTCTTGCCGACCTGAGCGCGCTGATCGTCGAAGGCCGGGTGATGCGCGACGCGCTGGCGAGGGATCTGCGTGAGCTCGACGCAGTGGACGTGAGCTTCGCGAGCTCGCGCTTTGAAACCGTCGACCCGGCGCTCGCCCATTGTAGGGCCGTGCAAGGAGAGTCGATGACGGCCTTCGTCGCACGGGTGGCGCGCGAACACGATTACGCGTGGATCATCGCGCCGGAATGCGACGGCCTGCTGCTGCATCTGTACGACGCGGTGGGCGCGGCGCGTTGGCTCGGCTGCGCGAAAGAAGCGATCCGCGTGGCGTCGAGCAAGAGCGCGACAGCGGCGTGCCTCATGGCGCACGGCATCGCCACGACGCCCGCTATCGAACCCGGCCAGGCCGATGCGCAGCGCGGCGAGCGCTGGGTCGTGAAACCGGACGACGGCGCGGGTGGTCTCGATACCTTCGTGTTCGACAACTTCGCCGATGCCTGTGCCGAATACGACGCGCGCGCGGCCGCCGCACGCAATCCCGTGCTGCAGACCTGGGTCGACGGCGAGCCGCTCAGCCTTTCGCTGATCTGCCGCGCCGAGGGCGCGGAACTCATCAGCATCAACCGCCAGCAAATCAGTCTGAGCGCAGGCGACGAGGGGCAGCAACCGCGCATCGTCGAATTCGACGGCGTGACGGTCAACCAGATCGATCCGGCCGGCGACCAGGGCCGCGTGCTCGACGCCCTCGCGCAGCGGGTTGCAAAGGCGATGCCGGGCTTGCGCGGCTTTGTCGGTATCGACGTGGTGTGGCATCCGCTGCTCGGGCCGGTGGTGATCGAGGTCAATCCGCGTCTGACCGTCGCCTATGCCGGCCTGTCCGCCGCGCTGGGCCGCAATCTCGCGTGCGCCCTGCTGGCGGCGCACGGGGTGCGTCTCGAGCGATCCGGCCCGGCGGCGCGCAGCCATGGCGCGCCGTGCGCCTGCGGAGCCCGGCCATGAGCGCCGCGCACGTCACGCAGGCAAGCTCCGCGGCGGCGGGGGATGGGACGGTGTTCGGCTGGGATGTCGGCGGCGCGCATGTGAAGGTATCGATGGCCGATGCCGGCGGCGCCGTGCTCGACATCGCGCAATGGGCGTGTCCGCTATGGCAGGGGCTCGACCATCTGGAGCGCACCATCGACCTCGTCTTCGAGCGCTGGCCGGCCGCGCAGACGCGCGCCGCGCAACACGCGGTGACGATGACGGGCGAAATGGTCGATCTTTTCGAGGACCGCGCGCAAGGCGTGCGGGCGATCGCCGCCGCGCTCACGCAGCGGCTCGGGCCAGAGTTGCGTTTCTTTGCGGGCGACGCCGGCTGGCTCACGCCGCAGACCTGCGCGGCCGGCTGGCGCAGCGTCGCCTCGGCGAACTGGCTCGCGACCGCGCGCTGGGTCGCGGCACGCGTGGGTGATGCGCTGCTCATCGACATCGGCAGCACGACCACCGACATCATTCCGCTCGCGGGCGGCCGGGTCGTCGCGCGCGCCGCGACCGATGCCGGGCGGCTCGCCACTGGCGAACTCGTGTATCAGGGGGTGGTGCGCACGCCGTTGTGCGGCGTCGCGCAGCGCATCGAATTCGCCGGGGCGGCCGTCAACGTGATGAACGAATGGTTTGCGACCACGGCGGACGTCTACCGGCTCACGGGTGAACTGGCGCCGCAGTACGACCTGTATCCGTGCGCCGACCAGGGACCGAAGACGGAAAGCGCAAGCCGCACGCGGCTCGCGCGGATGATTGGGCGGGACGCCCATGAAACGGATCCCGCCGAGTGGCGCAGGTTCGCGCTTCGCTGGCGCGAACTGCAACTGCGCGAAATCGGCGTCAATCTCGCGCGGGTGACGGCGGCGCACCCTGAACTCGCCGCCGCGCCGCTGGTGGGCGCCGGCTGCGGACGTTTTCTCGCGGCGGCGCTGGCGCGAGAAGAGGCGCGCGGCTACGTCGATTTCGGCATGCTGGCCGGCGTTCCGGCGAGTTGTTCGGACTGGGCCGCGACGTGCGCGCCGAGTGTGGCGGTGGCATTGCTGGCGGTAACGCGCCACGGCGAAGCCGCCGCTGAAAACCGTAGTGTGGCGTCGCGAGCGGCTTGATGCGAACGGCGCGGCGCGGCGCGAGTTGGCGCGCGAGGTGGAAAAGCGGCTGTGGGGCGTGACGGAGCAAGCGGACGGACACGCAACCGGGCACGCAATCGGACAAACGGCAGGCCAATGCAGTTAATCGGAAACGAGGACAACGGTCATGTGGGTGGTCAAGATCGGGGGCAGCCTGAGTCACGAGCCGACGCTGCGCCACTGGCTCACCGAGCTCTGTGAAGTGGGGGGCGGGCGCGTCGTTATCGTGCCCGGCGGCGGCGATTTCGCGGACAAGGTGCGGCAATACCAGAGTGAGTGGCGCTTCGACGATCTCGCCGCGCACAACATGTGTCTGCTCGCCATGACGCAGTACGCGATTCTCATGCAAGGGGTCCTGCCCGAACTCGTGCTCGCCTCGAGCGAGGCGAAGATCCGCCGCGCGCTGCGCGACGGCCATGTCGCCGTGTGGGTGCCGACCGCGCTGATGCGCGACACGCCGGACGCGATGAGCAACTGGGACACCACTTCCGACAGCCTCGCCGCGTGGCTTTCGACCATGCTCAACGCCGAGCGGCTGATCGTGGTGAAGTCGTGCCCGATCTCCGAGGACCAGCGGCTCGAGACGCTAGCCGCCACGGGTGTGGTCGACCGGTGTTTCGTCGACTACGTGAACGAAGCGAATTACGTGGTCGAGCTGTTCAACAAGGACAATGTCGCGTTGATGCGCGACCGGCTGCTGAATACGCCGGTGAGCTAACGTTTTTTGCCGCGTTGCATGTCACCACGTAAGCGGCGACCTGCAACGACATGCAGCGGCCAGCGGGGGCCAGCGGGATCAGAAGCGGGCCGCGCCCGGGGCTCGCGCGTCGGCCGCGGCGAGCGCGCCGCTGAGCTCGCCCGAAGGACGGTGCAGCGCGGCAGCCCATTGGGCGACGCGCTGCGGATCGAGCCGCGAGCGCCGTCCGTCGACACATAAGGCGGTGCGAAAACCCGCGACGTCCGGCGCGAGCGCACGGATCTGCTCGAACTGCGCCCAGCCGAGCGAGCCGGCAATGCCGCTCATCGCGCCGCGCTCGCGCGTGATCCGCAGCCACTGGGCGAGCGTGTCGCCATCCACGTGATCGAACAGCGTGCTGCCGTCCTTGCCGGCGGTGTCGAACATCACGCCCACGAAGCCGAGCGTGGCCGCGTAGGCGACCAGCTCGCCGTCCATGCCGCCGTCGCAGAGCAGCACCGGCACGACCGCCGCCGGCAGCGTGGCCAGTTGTTCGAGGCAGCGCCGCGCGGCCGGTCCGGGCGTCACGCCGACTTTCACATAATCGATGCCCGCGTCGCTGACTTCGATGACGCGTGCGGTGATTTCGTCGAGCGCGTCCGCCGGCACGTCGCCGATCGTCGCGCTGATCGGCTTGACCGGGTAATGGGCGCGCAGCCGGCGCGCGATCTGCGTGATGTCGCCGATCGACAAGCCGCCGAGCGCGCCCGCGTTCGGCTCCTTCAGGTCGATCAGTTCGGCGCCGGCCTGGGCGGCGTCGAACGCCTCCTCGTCCGAGCGGACGCTCGCGAGCAATGCGGTCATCGATATTCTCCGAAAGACGGGAAAAACTAGTGGGATACGAGTTCGGCGGCCGAACCGCCGGAAGCCGCGAGATTCTCGCGGTGCCGCGCGATCGCGGCGGTCAGCCAGCCCCAGGCGGTGAGTTCGGCCTCGCCCGCGGTTTTGTCGATGGCGATCTGCAGGTAGGCCATTTCCCGGTCCACCTTGTCGGCGGGCAGCATGAAGAGCCGGCTCACGAGAATCGCGCCTTCCACCACCGCTGCCTGGGCGCGGTTAAAGCCGCCGAACGGCGCATGGTTTTCGCGGTGCACGCATTTCATGCGCAGCACCGGGCGCTCCCTGTCTTCGCGCAGTTCGTCGAGTTCGAGTTCCGCATGCGCGAGCGACTCGGCGAGCCTGACACTTGCCACCCGGCTCGCCGCGAGCGTGGGCCAGTCGGTTGCGCAATGCGTGACGCAGCCGGCGAAGACGCGCACGTCCGTGGTGAAGTTCAGCACCGCCGCGCGCGACGCGACGATATTGTCGAGCGTCACGGACGGACGAAAAGGCGAGAGGATGACGAAGTCGCCCTCGTAACGGGCGCCCATCGGCGCGATATGAGGACGGCCATCGCCCGCTGCCGTGGTGACGATCGTTTCGTGGATCATGGCTGGGAACGCGTGTTCTGGCAGCGCCGAAAGGCCGGCCGTCTAGCTAGGGATTAACCACTAATCCGCAGAAGGGCCGCGGCTCGCGGCCCCTGCGGGGCTTAACGCGTAGCGATATACATCGTGATTTCGAAACCAAAACGCATATCGGTGTAGCTCGGAGTTGTCCATTGCATAGGTGCTTCCTCCATGTAGTGGTACAGCGTTGCGCCGTCGGTCCGGCGCGATGCCGGACTGCATTGGCGTTGATATCTACGCAAGCTCCATGCCGGGCTTTCGGCGACGCGGCGTGGACAGCGCACTGACGCGCCGCAATACAGCGTTTGCCGAATTGCGCCGGCGCGGCGACCCGGCGCGCGGTTCGTTACGGCCATGCCGCGCACTGTTCCGGGAATGCAGCAAAGTGTTCCATGACAGGGGGACGGCTGCTGTCCTCCTGTCACGCGCTATTTGCCTTTCCCGTGTGGATGATTGTCCACCCATCGGCGCGCGTGTGCTGAAACTTCGCTTCGCGTTTCCGCGATCGATAACGGATCGGTTAAGTCTGCCAAATAAAATCGTGAATTCTCAATGAATGCGTTCCTGCCTACAGTGCATCCAAGCGCTTCGTTCTTCCGGCAGCGCGCCTGTTCACACTCGAGGATACGTCATGAACGATTTCAGTCAACCGGTGATCGATTCCATACCCAAGCCGCGCGACGCGGGGAAGCCTCGCGAACGGTACGCCGCGGGCGTGATGAAGTATCGCGAGATGGGCTACTGGCAGCCGGATTACACGCCGAAAGATACCGACGTGATCGCGCTCTTTCGCATCACGCCGCAGCCCGGCGTCGATCCGGAAGAGGCGGCGGCGGCCGTGGCCGGCGAATCGTCGACGGCGACCTGGACCGTGGTGTGGACCGACCGGCTGACCGCGTGCGACATGTACCGCGCGAAAGCCTACCGGGTCGATCCGGTGCCATCTGCGAACGCAGGCGAGCCGCAATACTTCGCTTATATCGCCTATGAGCTGGATCTGTTCGAAGAGGGATCGATCGCCAACCTGACTGCGTCGATCATCGGCAACGTGTTCGGCTTCAAACCGCTCAAGGCGCTGCGTCTCGAAGACATGCGCATACCTGTTGCTTATCTGAAGACTTTCCAGGGGCCGCCGACCGGCATCGTCGTCGAGCGTGAACGGCTCGACAAGTACGGACGGCCGCTGCTCGGCGCCACCGTCAAGCCGAAACTGGGTCTGTCGGGCAAGAACTATGGCCGCGTCGTGTACGAAGGATTGCGGGGCGGTCTGGATTTTCTGAAGGACGACGAGAACATCAACTCGCAGGCGTTCATGCACTGGCGCGACCGTTTTCTGTTTTCGATGGAAGCGGTGAATCGCGCGCAGGCAGAGACGGGCGAGGTCAAAGGCCACTACCTGAACGTGACGGCCGGCACGATGGAGGACATGTATGAGCGCGCCGAATTCGCGAAGGAACTGGGTTCATGCATCGTGATGATCGATCTGGTGATCGGCTGGACCGCGATTCAGTCGATGGCGCGCTGGGCGCGCAGGAACGACATGATCCTGCACCTGCATCGCGCGGGACACAGCACCTACACACGGCAGCGCAATCACGGCATTTCGTTTCGCGTGATCGCGAAGTGGCTGCGCATGGCGGGCGTCGATCACGCGCATGCGGGCACGGCGGTCGGCAAGCTCGAAGGCGATCCGCTCTCGGTGCAGGGCTATTACAACGTGTGCCGCGAGTCGCACAACGAAGTCGACCTGTCGCGCGGGATTTTCTTCGACCAGCCGTGGGCCGGCCTGCGCAAAGTGATGCCGGTGGCCTCGGGCGGCATTCATGCGGGCCAGATGCATCAACTGCTCGATCTGTTCGGCGACGACGCGATCCTGCAGTTCGGCGGCGGCACGATCGGCCATCCGGCCGGTATTCAGGCGGGCGCGGTGGCGAATCGCGTCGCGCTCGAAGCGATGGTGAAGGCGCGCAACGAGGGCCGCGACATCGTTCACGAAGGGCCGGACATTCTCGAAGCCGCGGCGCGCTGGTGCACGCCGCTCAAGCAGGCACTCGATACGTGGCGGGACGTGACCTTCAACTACGCGTCCACCGACACGCCGGATTTCGCCGCCACGCCGACCGCGGCCTGAGCGGCGGGCATTCAGCAATTCTCAGGGCTGGCTCGACCGCAGCGCTGCCGCACTGCGCGGGAGACTGTCGGCGCCGTTCCGAACAGCGCATTCATCAACGAGGTGCGTCATGCGTATTACACAGGGCACGTTTTCCTTCCTGCCGGAATTGACCGACGAGGAGATCCGCTTGCAGATCGACTACGCGCTGAGCCAGGGCTGGGCCTGCTCGGTCGAATTCACCGACGACCCGCATCCGCGCAACACCTATTGGGACATGTGGGGCCTGCCGATGTTCGATCTCCACGATGCGGCCGGCGTGCTGCAGGAAGTGAAGGCATGCCGCGAGGCGCGGCCGCAGCACTACATCAAGATCAACGCGTTCGACTCGGTGCGCGGCTTCGAGACGATGCGTCTGTCGTTCATCGTCAACCGGCCGGACGGGGAGCCGGGCTTCCGCCTGACGCGTCAGGACGGGCCGGGCCGGGTGCAGCGCTACGGGTTGGCGGGCTACGCGGGCGACCGGCCGTCGGGTGAGCGGTACGAACCGGCGCGCTAGAAGATGGCCTCGCGATGCGAGGCTCGATCAACCGCCACGAGAAGAGGGAGGGGCCATGACCGAAGCTGCCGCCATCGACGCGAACGCGCCGCGCACCAACGCGCCGTTTTCCGCAGAGCAAGACGCCGCCGCTTGCGCGCCGCGGGATAGCCGCGCGCCGGCGCAGCAAATCGATCTCGCCGCGCTCTATCGCGACTCCGGCATCGGCGACGTGCTTGCCGAACTCGATCGCGATCTGGTCGGGCTCGCCCCGGTGAAGACCCGCATTCGCGAGATCGCGGCGCATCTGCTCGTGGAGCGCGCGCGCGATTCGCTCGGTCTCGCGGGCGGCGCGCCGACCCTGCATATGTGTTTCTCGGGCAATCCCGGCACGGGCAAAACCACGGTTGCGCTGCGCATGGCCGAAGTGCTGCACCGGCTCGGCTACATTCGCCGCAATCATCTGGTTTCGGTCACGCGTGACGATCTGGTCGGCCAGTACATCGGCCACACCGCGCCGAAAACGCGCGATGTGCTCAAACGCGCGATGGGCGGCGTGCTGTTCATCGACGAAGCCTACTACCTGTATCGGCCGGAAAACGAACGCGACTACGGTCAGGAAGCGATCGAGATCCTGCTGCAGACCATGGAGAAC
Above is a genomic segment from Paraburkholderia aromaticivorans containing:
- a CDS encoding ribulose bisphosphate carboxylase small subunit, with product MRITQGTFSFLPELTDEEIRLQIDYALSQGWACSVEFTDDPHPRNTYWDMWGLPMFDLHDAAGVLQEVKACREARPQHYIKINAFDSVRGFETMRLSFIVNRPDGEPGFRLTRQDGPGRVQRYGLAGYAGDRPSGERYEPAR
- the cbbX gene encoding CbbX protein, with product MTEAAAIDANAPRTNAPFSAEQDAAACAPRDSRAPAQQIDLAALYRDSGIGDVLAELDRDLVGLAPVKTRIREIAAHLLVERARDSLGLAGGAPTLHMCFSGNPGTGKTTVALRMAEVLHRLGYIRRNHLVSVTRDDLVGQYIGHTAPKTRDVLKRAMGGVLFIDEAYYLYRPENERDYGQEAIEILLQTMENQRDDLVVILAGYASRMEVFFESNPGFRSRIAHHITFPDYDGAELLDIAERMLATMHYRFDADSRHAFADYLALRTRQPNFANARSVRNALDRSRLRQANRLFATAMRGGAPIDAAALTLIAAADVRASRVFTEPLAASAGAPASSSHATRAVLAPPG
- a CDS encoding hydantoinase/oxoprolinase family protein, giving the protein MSAAHVTQASSAAAGDGTVFGWDVGGAHVKVSMADAGGAVLDIAQWACPLWQGLDHLERTIDLVFERWPAAQTRAAQHAVTMTGEMVDLFEDRAQGVRAIAAALTQRLGPELRFFAGDAGWLTPQTCAAGWRSVASANWLATARWVAARVGDALLIDIGSTTTDIIPLAGGRVVARAATDAGRLATGELVYQGVVRTPLCGVAQRIEFAGAAVNVMNEWFATTADVYRLTGELAPQYDLYPCADQGPKTESASRTRLARMIGRDAHETDPAEWRRFALRWRELQLREIGVNLARVTAAHPELAAAPLVGAGCGRFLAAALAREEARGYVDFGMLAGVPASCSDWAATCAPSVAVALLAVTRHGEAAAENRSVASRAA
- a CDS encoding aspartate kinase, with translation MWVVKIGGSLSHEPTLRHWLTELCEVGGGRVVIVPGGGDFADKVRQYQSEWRFDDLAAHNMCLLAMTQYAILMQGVLPELVLASSEAKIRRALRDGHVAVWVPTALMRDTPDAMSNWDTTSDSLAAWLSTMLNAERLIVVKSCPISEDQRLETLAATGVVDRCFVDYVNEANYVVELFNKDNVALMRDRLLNTPVS
- a CDS encoding ATP-grasp domain-containing protein gives rise to the protein MTKIFVFEYLTGGGIDPAHAGAASLADLSALIVEGRVMRDALARDLRELDAVDVSFASSRFETVDPALAHCRAVQGESMTAFVARVAREHDYAWIIAPECDGLLLHLYDAVGAARWLGCAKEAIRVASSKSATAACLMAHGIATTPAIEPGQADAQRGERWVVKPDDGAGGLDTFVFDNFADACAEYDARAAAARNPVLQTWVDGEPLSLSLICRAEGAELISINRQQISLSAGDEGQQPRIVEFDGVTVNQIDPAGDQGRVLDALAQRVAKAMPGLRGFVGIDVVWHPLLGPVVIEVNPRLTVAYAGLSAALGRNLACALLAAHGVRLERSGPAARSHGAPCACGARP
- the pqqA gene encoding pyrroloquinoline quinone precursor peptide PqqA, producing the protein MQWTTPSYTDMRFGFEITMYIATR
- a CDS encoding form I ribulose bisphosphate carboxylase large subunit, translated to MNDFSQPVIDSIPKPRDAGKPRERYAAGVMKYREMGYWQPDYTPKDTDVIALFRITPQPGVDPEEAAAAVAGESSTATWTVVWTDRLTACDMYRAKAYRVDPVPSANAGEPQYFAYIAYELDLFEEGSIANLTASIIGNVFGFKPLKALRLEDMRIPVAYLKTFQGPPTGIVVERERLDKYGRPLLGATVKPKLGLSGKNYGRVVYEGLRGGLDFLKDDENINSQAFMHWRDRFLFSMEAVNRAQAETGEVKGHYLNVTAGTMEDMYERAEFAKELGSCIVMIDLVIGWTAIQSMARWARRNDMILHLHRAGHSTYTRQRNHGISFRVIAKWLRMAGVDHAHAGTAVGKLEGDPLSVQGYYNVCRESHNEVDLSRGIFFDQPWAGLRKVMPVASGGIHAGQMHQLLDLFGDDAILQFGGGTIGHPAGIQAGAVANRVALEAMVKARNEGRDIVHEGPDILEAAARWCTPLKQALDTWRDVTFNYASTDTPDFAATPTAA
- a CDS encoding (5-formylfuran-3-yl)methyl phosphate synthase, with translation MTALLASVRSDEEAFDAAQAGAELIDLKEPNAGALGGLSIGDITQIARRLRAHYPVKPISATIGDVPADALDEITARVIEVSDAGIDYVKVGVTPGPAARRCLEQLATLPAAVVPVLLCDGGMDGELVAYAATLGFVGVMFDTAGKDGSTLFDHVDGDTLAQWLRITRERGAMSGIAGSLGWAQFEQIRALAPDVAGFRTALCVDGRRSRLDPQRVAQWAAALHRPSGELSGALAAADARAPGAARF
- a CDS encoding DUF447 domain-containing protein, giving the protein MIHETIVTTAAGDGRPHIAPMGARYEGDFVILSPFRPSVTLDNIVASRAAVLNFTTDVRVFAGCVTHCATDWPTLAASRVASVRLAESLAHAELELDELREDRERPVLRMKCVHRENHAPFGGFNRAQAAVVEGAILVSRLFMLPADKVDREMAYLQIAIDKTAGEAELTAWGWLTAAIARHRENLAASGGSAAELVSH